A single Pseudomonas brassicacearum DNA region contains:
- a CDS encoding N-acetylmuramoyl-L-alanine amidase: MMGFGMRFRAVVAVVGLLLTAMAVDAVAETKVSSVRLWRAPDNTRLVFDLTGPVQHSVFTLTAPDRLVIDINGASLGAPLNVATANTPITAIRSAQRTPTDLRVVIDLKKVVTPKSFTLAPNAQYGNRLVVDLFDNPADADPPAPPPTKVATVPAVPVTPTQPTLKLPPTPSGKRDIIVVIDAGHGGEDPGASGSRGQREKDVVLSIARELQRQVNGMKGFRAELTRTGDYFIPLRGRTEIARKKGADLFVSIHADAAPSKAAFGASVFALSDRGATSETARWLADTENRSDLIGGAGNVSLDDKDRMLAGVLLDLSMTASLTSSLNVGQKVLSNIGRVTPLHKRRVEQAGFMVLKSPDIPSILVETGFISNANEASKLTSANHQQALARSISSGVRQFFQQNPPPGTYIAWLRDSGKIVQGPRDHRVNPGETLAMIAVRYQVSPATLRSANHLKSDELKIGQTLTIPGNDVALQQ; encoded by the coding sequence ATGATGGGGTTTGGTATGCGCTTTCGCGCGGTGGTTGCTGTCGTAGGACTGTTGCTTACGGCAATGGCCGTCGATGCTGTGGCCGAGACAAAGGTCAGCAGCGTTCGCCTCTGGCGGGCGCCGGACAACACACGGCTGGTGTTCGACCTGACGGGCCCGGTGCAGCACAGCGTATTCACCCTGACCGCCCCGGATCGCCTGGTGATCGACATCAACGGTGCGTCCCTGGGCGCGCCATTGAACGTGGCGACCGCCAACACGCCGATTACGGCGATACGCTCGGCCCAACGGACGCCGACCGACCTGCGGGTGGTCATCGACCTGAAAAAAGTCGTGACCCCGAAAAGCTTCACACTGGCTCCCAACGCCCAGTACGGCAACCGGCTGGTGGTTGACCTGTTCGACAACCCGGCCGATGCCGACCCACCGGCACCACCGCCAACCAAGGTCGCCACGGTGCCAGCGGTGCCGGTGACCCCGACCCAACCTACGCTCAAGCTGCCACCGACCCCGTCGGGCAAGCGCGACATCATCGTGGTGATCGACGCCGGTCATGGCGGCGAGGACCCAGGGGCTTCGGGCTCGCGCGGGCAACGTGAAAAAGACGTGGTGCTGTCCATCGCCCGTGAATTGCAGCGTCAGGTCAACGGCATGAAAGGCTTCCGCGCCGAACTGACCCGTACCGGCGACTACTTCATTCCCTTGCGTGGGCGTACCGAAATCGCCCGCAAGAAAGGCGCTGACCTGTTCGTCTCCATCCACGCCGACGCCGCGCCTTCGAAGGCTGCGTTCGGGGCCTCGGTGTTTGCCCTGTCCGACCGTGGCGCGACTTCCGAAACCGCTCGCTGGCTGGCTGATACCGAAAACCGTTCCGACCTGATCGGCGGTGCCGGCAACGTCAGCCTCGACGATAAGGACCGGATGCTCGCCGGTGTCTTGCTCGACTTGTCGATGACGGCCTCGTTGACCTCCAGCCTGAACGTCGGCCAGAAAGTCCTGAGCAACATCGGTCGCGTCACGCCGCTGCACAAGCGGCGCGTCGAGCAGGCCGGGTTCATGGTGCTCAAGTCGCCGGACATCCCGTCGATCCTGGTGGAAACCGGCTTCATTTCCAACGCCAATGAAGCGTCCAAGCTGACCTCCGCCAATCATCAGCAGGCATTGGCCCGCTCGATCAGCAGTGGTGTGCGGCAGTTCTTCCAGCAGAACCCGCCGCCAGGCACCTACATCGCCTGGCTGCGCGACTCTGGCAAGATCGTCCAGGGCCCGCGGGACCATCGGGTCAATCCCGGGGAAACCCTGGCGATGATCGCCGTGCGTTACCAGGTGTCGCCAGCGACCTTGCGCAGCGCCAACCACCTCAAGAGCGACGAGCTCAAGATCGGCCAGACCCTGACCATTCCCGGCAATGACGTGGCGCTCCAGCAATGA
- the mutL gene encoding DNA mismatch repair endonuclease MutL, with translation MSDEAIGSTARIELLSPRLANQIAAGEVVERPASVIKELLENSLDSGAKRIDVDVEQGGVKLLRVRDDGGGISSDDLPLALARHATSKIRDLEDLERVMSLGFRGEALASISSVSRLTLTSRTRDAEQAWQVETEGRDMASRVQPAAHPVGTSVEVRDLFFNTPARRKFLKAEKTEFDHLQEVIKRLALARFDVAFHLRHNGKTILSLHEAHDDAARARRVGAVCGAGFLEQALPIEVERNGLHLWGWVGLPTFSRSQADLQYFYVNGRAVRDKLVAHAVRQAYRDVLFNGRHPTFVLFFEVDPAVVDVNVHPTKHEVRFRDGRMVHDFLYGTLHRALGDVRPEDQLAAPAAVGGMVRPTGLDAGEFGPQGEMRLAANALLEQPQSQPSYNTAGSGAGSGYQYQYTPRPQSSVPAAEAQAAYREFFKPLPEAGAAAMPDGQGDIPPLGYALAQLKGIYILSENAQGLVLVDMHAAHERIMYERLKIAMASEGLSGQPLLVPESLAVSQREADCAEEHVAWFQRLGFELQRLGPETLAIRQIPALLKQAEANRLVSDVLADLMEYGTSDRIQAHLNELLGTMACHGAIRANRRLALPEMNGLLRDMENTERSGQCNHGRPTWTQLGLDDLDKLFLRGR, from the coding sequence ATGAGTGATGAAGCGATCGGCAGCACTGCCCGCATCGAACTGCTCAGCCCCCGGCTGGCGAACCAGATCGCCGCCGGTGAAGTGGTCGAGCGGCCGGCGTCGGTCATCAAGGAACTGCTGGAAAACAGCCTTGATTCCGGGGCCAAACGCATCGATGTGGATGTCGAGCAGGGCGGCGTCAAGTTGCTGCGGGTACGCGACGACGGTGGCGGTATTTCTTCCGACGACCTGCCGCTGGCCCTGGCGCGTCACGCCACCAGCAAGATCCGCGACCTGGAAGACCTCGAGCGGGTCATGAGCCTGGGGTTTCGGGGCGAGGCGCTGGCGTCCATCAGTTCGGTGTCGCGCCTGACCCTCACCTCTCGCACCCGCGATGCCGAGCAGGCCTGGCAGGTCGAGACCGAGGGCCGGGACATGGCCTCTCGCGTGCAGCCTGCGGCCCATCCGGTGGGTACCTCGGTGGAAGTGCGCGACCTGTTCTTCAATACCCCGGCCCGGCGCAAGTTCCTCAAGGCTGAGAAGACCGAATTCGATCATCTGCAAGAAGTCATCAAGCGCCTGGCCTTGGCGCGTTTCGACGTGGCGTTCCATTTGCGTCACAACGGCAAGACCATCCTCAGCCTGCACGAGGCCCACGATGATGCGGCCCGCGCCCGCCGTGTCGGCGCGGTGTGCGGTGCAGGTTTCCTGGAGCAGGCATTGCCCATCGAGGTGGAGCGCAATGGCCTGCACTTGTGGGGTTGGGTCGGGTTGCCGACATTTTCCCGCAGCCAGGCGGACTTGCAGTATTTCTATGTGAACGGTCGGGCGGTGCGCGACAAACTGGTGGCCCATGCGGTACGCCAGGCATATCGCGATGTGCTGTTCAATGGCCGGCATCCGACCTTCGTGCTGTTTTTCGAAGTCGACCCGGCCGTGGTGGACGTCAACGTGCACCCGACCAAGCATGAGGTGCGTTTCCGTGACGGGCGCATGGTCCACGATTTCCTCTACGGCACCTTGCACCGCGCCTTGGGCGATGTGCGCCCGGAGGATCAACTGGCGGCTCCGGCGGCGGTGGGCGGCATGGTCCGGCCAACGGGGCTGGACGCTGGTGAATTCGGGCCTCAGGGCGAAATGCGCCTGGCGGCCAATGCACTGCTGGAGCAGCCCCAGTCTCAACCGAGCTACAACACGGCTGGCAGCGGTGCCGGCAGCGGCTATCAGTATCAATACACCCCGCGCCCGCAATCCAGCGTACCGGCGGCCGAGGCCCAGGCGGCCTATCGCGAGTTCTTCAAGCCCTTGCCGGAAGCCGGAGCGGCGGCAATGCCCGACGGCCAGGGCGATATCCCGCCGCTGGGCTATGCCCTGGCGCAACTCAAAGGCATTTATATCCTCTCGGAAAATGCCCAGGGCCTGGTCCTGGTGGACATGCACGCCGCCCATGAGCGAATCATGTACGAGCGGCTGAAAATCGCCATGGCCAGCGAAGGCTTGAGCGGCCAGCCGCTGTTGGTGCCTGAAAGCCTGGCGGTCAGCCAGCGCGAAGCCGATTGCGCCGAAGAGCATGTGGCCTGGTTCCAGCGCCTGGGCTTCGAGTTGCAACGCCTGGGCCCGGAAACCCTGGCGATCCGTCAGATCCCGGCCTTGTTGAAACAGGCCGAGGCCAATCGCCTGGTCAGCGACGTGCTGGCGGACTTGATGGAATACGGCACCAGCGACCGCATCCAGGCGCACCTGAACGAACTGCTCGGTACCATGGCCTGCCACGGCGCGATCCGCGCCAACCGGCGCCTGGCCCTGCCGGAAATGAACGGCCTGCTGCGGGATATGGAAAACACCGAGCGCAGCGGTCAATGCAACCATGGCCGGCCGACCTGGACCCAATTGGGCCTGGACGACCTGGACAAACTGTTCCTGCGCGGTCGTTGA
- the miaA gene encoding tRNA (adenosine(37)-N6)-dimethylallyltransferase MiaA: protein MNQLPPAIFLMGPTAAGKTDLAIELTKVLPCELISVDSALVYRGMDIGTAKPSKALLAEYPHRLIDILDPAEAYSAADFRRDALQAMADITARGKIPLLVGGTMLYYKALVEGLADMPAADPEVRAQIEEEAARLGWQALHEQLAIIDPESAARIHPNDPQRLSRALEVYRVSGQSMTALRQRQSAQSTEAAASGLQQLPYTVANLAIAPANRQVLHRRIEQRFTLMLEQGFIDEVVALRERSDLHAGLPSIRAVGYRQVWDYLDGKLTSAEMQERGIIATRQLAKRQFTWLRSWTGLHWLDSLDCDNLPRALKYLGTISILS from the coding sequence ATGAACCAGTTGCCACCCGCGATTTTCCTGATGGGGCCGACCGCCGCCGGCAAGACCGACCTGGCTATCGAATTGACCAAGGTCCTGCCCTGCGAGTTGATCAGCGTCGATTCGGCCCTGGTCTATCGGGGCATGGACATTGGCACCGCCAAGCCGTCCAAAGCGCTGCTGGCCGAGTATCCGCACCGGCTGATCGACATCCTCGATCCCGCCGAAGCCTACTCGGCGGCCGATTTCCGTCGTGATGCCCTCCAGGCCATGGCCGATATCACCGCGCGCGGCAAGATCCCGCTGTTGGTGGGTGGCACGATGCTGTACTACAAGGCCTTGGTCGAAGGGCTGGCGGACATGCCGGCAGCCGATCCCGAGGTGCGCGCGCAGATCGAAGAGGAGGCCGCGCGCCTGGGCTGGCAAGCCCTGCACGAGCAGTTGGCGATCATCGACCCGGAGTCGGCGGCGCGTATTCACCCCAACGACCCGCAGCGGCTCAGTCGGGCCCTGGAGGTTTATCGGGTCAGTGGCCAGAGCATGACGGCCCTGCGCCAGCGACAATCTGCGCAAAGTACTGAAGCAGCCGCTTCGGGACTGCAACAATTGCCCTATACTGTCGCGAATCTGGCCATCGCTCCGGCGAACCGGCAAGTGCTGCATCGGCGAATTGAACAAAGATTCACATTAATGTTGGAACAGGGGTTCATAGACGAGGTCGTAGCCCTGCGTGAGCGAAGTGACTTGCATGCCGGGTTGCCGTCTATACGTGCGGTAGGTTATCGACAAGTCTGGGATTACCTGGACGGCAAGCTGACGTCAGCCGAGATGCAGGAGCGTGGGATCATTGCCACGCGCCAATTGGCGAAACGCCAGTTCACTTGGCTGCGCAGCTGGACTGGCCTGCATTGGCTCGACAGTCTCGATTGCGACAATCTGCCACGCGCCTTGAAATACCTTGGGACCATCTCCATATTGAGCTGA
- the hfq gene encoding RNA chaperone Hfq: MSKGHSLQDPYLNTLRKEKVGVSIYLVNGIKLQGTIESFDQFVILLKNTVSQMVYKHAISTVVPVRPIRLPSATESEGADAEPGNA; the protein is encoded by the coding sequence ATGTCAAAAGGGCATTCGCTACAAGACCCTTACTTGAACACTTTACGTAAAGAAAAAGTTGGGGTGTCCATCTATCTGGTCAACGGGATCAAACTGCAAGGCACGATCGAGTCTTTCGACCAGTTCGTCATCCTTCTGAAAAACACCGTCAGCCAGATGGTCTACAAGCATGCGATCTCGACAGTCGTGCCAGTTCGTCCAATTCGTCTGCCTAGCGCAACCGAATCCGAAGGCGCTGACGCTGAACCGGGTAACGCCTGA
- the hflX gene encoding ribosome rescue GTPase HflX: MFFERHGGGERAILVHLDGQDPEAREDPQEFQELALSAGAETVAFFNVPRHRPTAKFLIGSGKVEELRDLVKAEQVDLVIFNHILTPSQERNLERVFECRVIDRTGLILDIFAQRARTHEGKLQVELAQLEHMSTRLVRGWTHLERQKGGIGLRGPGETQLETDRRLLRVRLRQIKGRLEKVRSQREQSRRGRKRADIPTVSLVGYTNAGKSTLFNNVTQSDVYAADQLFATLDPTLRRLDLDDLGPIVLADTVGFIRHLPHKLVEAFRATLEESSNSDLLLHVIDAAEPDRMLQIEQVMVVLGEIGAQDLPILEVYNKLDLLEGVEPQIQRDADGKPQRVWLSARDGTGLDLLKQAVAELLGNDLFVGTLKLPQRFARLRAQFFELGAVQKEEHDDEGVCLLAVRLPRAELNRLVSREGLQPMEFIEQHTLQ, encoded by the coding sequence TTGTTCTTTGAGCGCCACGGTGGTGGTGAACGGGCCATTCTCGTTCACTTGGATGGACAGGACCCTGAGGCGCGCGAAGATCCGCAGGAGTTTCAGGAATTGGCACTTTCGGCCGGCGCCGAGACCGTCGCGTTTTTCAACGTGCCGCGTCATCGGCCAACCGCCAAGTTCCTGATCGGCAGTGGCAAGGTCGAGGAGTTGCGCGACCTGGTCAAGGCCGAACAGGTCGATCTGGTGATCTTCAATCACATCCTCACGCCCAGTCAGGAACGTAACCTCGAACGTGTCTTCGAGTGTCGCGTGATCGACCGTACGGGGCTGATTCTCGATATCTTCGCCCAACGCGCCCGCACCCATGAAGGCAAGCTCCAGGTCGAACTGGCCCAGCTTGAGCACATGAGTACGCGGCTGGTTCGTGGCTGGACTCACCTTGAGCGGCAGAAGGGCGGCATCGGTCTGCGCGGTCCGGGTGAAACCCAGCTGGAAACCGACCGGCGCCTGTTGCGGGTACGCCTGCGCCAGATCAAGGGGCGGCTGGAAAAGGTCCGCAGCCAGCGCGAGCAGTCGCGACGCGGCCGCAAGCGCGCGGACATCCCGACAGTTTCACTGGTGGGCTATACCAACGCCGGCAAATCGACCCTGTTCAATAACGTCACTCAATCCGACGTCTACGCCGCCGACCAGTTGTTCGCCACGCTCGACCCGACCCTGCGCCGGCTCGACCTGGACGACCTCGGACCCATCGTGCTGGCCGATACCGTGGGCTTCATCCGTCACCTGCCGCATAAGCTGGTCGAGGCTTTTCGGGCTACGCTCGAAGAGTCGAGCAACTCCGACCTGCTGCTGCACGTGATCGATGCCGCCGAACCGGACCGGATGCTGCAGATCGAGCAGGTGATGGTGGTACTGGGCGAGATCGGAGCCCAGGACTTGCCGATCCTCGAGGTATACAACAAACTCGATTTGCTCGAAGGTGTGGAGCCGCAGATCCAGCGCGATGCCGATGGCAAGCCGCAACGGGTCTGGCTGTCGGCCCGTGATGGCACCGGCCTGGACCTGCTCAAGCAGGCAGTGGCTGAGCTGTTGGGCAACGATCTGTTTGTCGGCACCCTGAAGTTGCCGCAGCGTTTCGCCCGGTTGCGTGCGCAGTTTTTCGAGCTGGGGGCCGTGCAAAAAGAAGAGCACGACGACGAAGGCGTCTGTTTGCTGGCTGTTCGCCTGCCTCGGGCGGAACTCAATCGACTGGTCAGTCGCGAAGGGCTGCAGCCGATGGAATTCATCGAGCAACACACTTTGCAATAA
- the hflK gene encoding FtsH protease activity modulator HflK — MAWNEPGGNSNNQDPWGGKRRNNGDRKGPPDLDEAFRKLQESLNGLFGGGKKRGDDGGGRPGKGGGLGLLGIGLVVLAAVWLYSAVYVVDEQEQAVVLRFGKYYETVGPGLNIYFPPIDQKYLENVTRERAYTKQGQMLTEDENIVEVPLTVQYKISNLQDFVLNVDQPEISLQHATESALRHVVGSTAMDQVLTEGRELMASEIKERLQRFLDTYRTGITVTQVNVQSAAAPREVQEAFDDVIRAREDEQRSRNQAETYANGVVPEARGQAQRIIEDANGYRDEVVSRAKGEADRFTKLVAEYRKAPEVTRERLYLDTMQEVFSNTSKVLVTGNKNGQSNLLYLPLDKMVESGRNTSTPPNSSSAASNETGTRAAADLQQQQARTRESR, encoded by the coding sequence ATGGCTTGGAATGAGCCGGGTGGCAACTCGAATAATCAGGATCCTTGGGGTGGCAAACGTCGTAACAACGGCGACCGCAAGGGGCCGCCGGATCTCGACGAGGCCTTCCGAAAGCTGCAGGAAAGCCTGAACGGTTTGTTCGGTGGTGGTAAAAAACGCGGTGACGATGGTGGCGGTCGTCCGGGCAAGGGTGGCGGTTTAGGCCTGCTCGGCATCGGTCTGGTCGTGCTGGCGGCTGTCTGGCTGTACAGCGCGGTCTATGTCGTGGACGAGCAGGAGCAGGCCGTGGTGCTGCGCTTCGGCAAGTACTACGAGACGGTTGGGCCGGGCTTGAATATCTATTTCCCGCCGATCGACCAGAAGTACCTGGAAAACGTCACGCGTGAGCGGGCGTACACCAAGCAGGGCCAGATGCTGACCGAAGACGAGAACATCGTCGAAGTGCCGCTGACCGTGCAATACAAGATCTCCAACCTGCAGGACTTCGTGCTGAACGTCGACCAGCCGGAAATCAGCCTGCAGCACGCGACGGAAAGTGCCTTGCGCCATGTGGTGGGTTCCACCGCCATGGACCAGGTGCTGACCGAAGGTCGTGAACTGATGGCCAGCGAAATCAAGGAGCGCCTGCAGCGGTTCCTCGATACCTATCGCACCGGTATCACCGTCACCCAGGTCAACGTCCAGAGCGCAGCTGCACCGCGCGAGGTCCAGGAAGCCTTCGACGACGTGATCCGTGCCCGTGAAGACGAGCAGCGTTCGCGCAACCAGGCCGAAACCTATGCCAACGGCGTTGTGCCGGAAGCCCGTGGTCAGGCCCAGCGCATCATCGAGGATGCCAACGGCTACCGTGACGAGGTGGTCTCCCGCGCCAAGGGTGAGGCTGATCGCTTCACCAAATTGGTGGCCGAGTATCGCAAGGCTCCAGAAGTCACCCGCGAGCGTCTGTACCTGGACACCATGCAGGAAGTCTTCAGCAACACCAGCAAGGTCCTCGTGACCGGCAACAAGAACGGCCAGAGCAACCTGCTGTACCTGCCGCTGGACAAGATGGTCGAGAGCGGTCGCAATACCAGCACGCCACCGAACAGCTCGTCGGCCGCCAGCAATGAGACTGGCACCCGTGCGGCGGCGGACCTGCAGCAACAGCAAGCACGTACCAGGGAGAGTCGCTGA
- the hflC gene encoding protease modulator HflC — translation MSNKSLIALIVGVVVAIAAWNCFYIVAQTERAVLLQFGRVVQADVQPGLHVKVPYVNKVRKFDGRLMTLDAPTQRFLTLEKKAVMVDAYAKWRVKDAERFYTATSGLKQIADERLSRRLESGLRDQFGKRTLHEVVSGERDALMADITHSLNAMAEKELGIEVVDVRVKAIDLPKEVNRSVFERMSTEREREAREHRAKGNELAEGIRADADRQRRVLLAEAYRESEELRGDGDAQAAAIYSKAYGQDQEFYAFYRSLRAYRESFASKSDVLVLDPSSDFFHYLEKSKP, via the coding sequence ATGAGCAATAAATCGCTGATCGCCCTTATTGTCGGTGTCGTCGTGGCGATCGCTGCCTGGAACTGCTTCTACATCGTGGCTCAGACCGAGCGCGCGGTGTTGCTGCAATTCGGTCGCGTGGTCCAGGCTGATGTCCAGCCAGGGCTGCATGTGAAGGTGCCGTACGTCAACAAGGTGCGCAAGTTCGACGGCCGCCTGATGACGCTGGATGCACCGACGCAGCGCTTCCTGACGCTGGAAAAGAAAGCCGTGATGGTGGACGCCTATGCCAAGTGGCGCGTGAAGGACGCCGAGCGCTTCTACACCGCGACCTCGGGCCTGAAGCAGATCGCCGACGAGCGCCTGTCCCGGCGCCTGGAATCGGGCCTGCGTGACCAGTTCGGTAAGCGCACGTTGCATGAAGTCGTGTCCGGTGAGCGTGATGCGCTCATGGCCGATATCACCCATTCGCTGAATGCGATGGCGGAAAAAGAGCTGGGTATCGAAGTGGTCGATGTCCGGGTCAAGGCCATCGACCTGCCGAAGGAAGTGAACCGCAGCGTGTTCGAGCGGATGAGCACCGAGCGTGAGCGTGAAGCTCGCGAACACCGCGCCAAGGGTAACGAGCTGGCTGAAGGCATCCGTGCCGACGCTGATCGCCAGCGCCGTGTGTTGCTGGCCGAAGCCTACCGTGAATCGGAAGAGCTGCGTGGTGATGGTGATGCCCAGGCCGCTGCGATCTACTCCAAGGCTTATGGTCAGGATCAGGAGTTCTACGCGTTCTACCGTAGCCTGCGTGCCTACCGTGAAAGCTTTGCGAGCAAATCCGACGTTCTGGTCCTGGACCCAAGCAGCGACTTCTTCCACTACCTGGAAAAGTCCAAGCCTTGA
- a CDS encoding ATP phosphoribosyltransferase regulatory subunit, with product MATVDRWLLPDGIEEVLPPEAARIEVARRQVLDLFQSWGYEFVVTPHIEYLESLLTGAGQDLDLRTFKVIDPQSGRQMGFRADITPQVARIDAHTLRREGPNRLCYAGSVLHAQPRALSSSRSPIQLGAELYGDASPSSDVEVISLMLAMLQLADVPDVHMDLGHVGIYRGLARAACLSGEVEQQLFDALQRKAIDEVISLTEGLPADLSGMLRALVGLCGGREVLTAARERLALAPAPVLAALDDLLAIAERLSVRFPELPLYFDLGELRGYHYHTGVVFAVFVPGVGQSIAQGGRYDDIGADFGRARPATGFSTDLKTLVTLGRAEVELPSGGIWMPDSTDAALWQAVCQLRSEGQRVVQALPGQPLAAAREADCDRQLIQQNGLWQVLPLAS from the coding sequence ATGGCAACGGTAGACCGCTGGCTGCTGCCAGATGGCATCGAAGAAGTACTGCCACCGGAAGCTGCGCGTATCGAAGTAGCGCGTCGGCAGGTGTTGGATCTGTTCCAGAGCTGGGGTTACGAGTTCGTCGTCACCCCGCATATCGAGTACCTGGAATCCCTGCTCACTGGCGCGGGCCAGGACCTGGACCTGCGCACCTTCAAGGTTATCGACCCGCAGTCGGGCCGGCAGATGGGCTTTCGTGCCGACATCACGCCGCAAGTGGCGCGCATCGACGCCCACACCCTGCGCCGTGAAGGTCCGAACCGCCTGTGCTACGCCGGCAGTGTGTTACATGCCCAGCCGCGTGCCTTGTCGTCTTCGCGCAGCCCGATCCAGCTGGGCGCCGAGTTGTATGGCGATGCCAGCCCGAGCAGCGACGTAGAGGTCATCAGCCTGATGTTGGCCATGCTGCAACTGGCCGACGTACCGGATGTCCACATGGATCTGGGGCATGTTGGCATCTATCGCGGCCTGGCCCGTGCGGCCTGTTTGTCCGGCGAAGTGGAGCAACAGCTGTTCGATGCCCTGCAACGCAAGGCCATCGACGAAGTCATCAGCCTGACCGAGGGCCTGCCGGCTGATCTGTCGGGCATGCTGCGGGCGCTGGTGGGCCTGTGCGGCGGACGTGAAGTATTGACCGCTGCCCGTGAGCGCCTGGCCCTCGCGCCAGCGCCTGTGTTGGCGGCGCTGGACGACTTGCTGGCGATTGCCGAGCGTCTGTCGGTGCGTTTCCCCGAGTTGCCGTTGTATTTCGACCTGGGTGAATTGCGCGGTTATCACTACCACACGGGTGTCGTGTTTGCCGTTTTCGTCCCGGGCGTGGGCCAGTCCATCGCCCAGGGCGGTCGTTATGACGACATCGGTGCCGACTTTGGTCGTGCCCGTCCGGCGACCGGTTTTTCTACCGATTTGAAAACCCTGGTGACCCTGGGGCGTGCTGAAGTCGAGCTACCGTCTGGCGGTATCTGGATGCCTGACAGTACGGATGCGGCACTCTGGCAAGCAGTCTGCCAGTTGCGCAGTGAGGGTCAGCGTGTCGTCCAGGCCTTGCCTGGGCAGCCTTTGGCCGCCGCCCGTGAAGCGGACTGCGACCGGCAATTGATTCAGCAGAACGGGCTTTGGCAAGTATTGCCGCTGGCTTCTTGA